aacctagtgacctttaggattttcggtgggactgagatgcaactcggtaggaccgatatggttagggttagggcataacgtaatctcgatgtgaccgattacacaaactcggtggggccgattttggtaataagctaaccagagagttggtcaggtaaacttggtgggaccgattcgctcatctcggtgagaccgaaatgttacagaagggaaacagagagtttacattccaatctcggtgggaccgatcgctcatctcggtaagaccgaaacgttacgaagggaaatagagagattacaatcccatctcggtgagaccgagatccctatcggtgaaaccgatttgcctagggtttgtggcagtggctatgacatttgaaactcggtggcgccggatagaaagaatcggtggggtcgagtttgacttttggtttaggtcatatgtggatgtgggaaggtagttgagggttttggagcatatcactaagcactttgagcaagcaagccattaagcaacacctcattcctccttgatagtattggcttttcctatggactcaatgtgatcttggatcactaaaatataaaatgtagagtcttgatcttgaagcttgagccaaactttttgtccttagagttttgagggatccactttcctcatccatgccattgccattcattgagcttttcctgaaatattaatcttggaataatgttagctcaatgagctatatgttgttaggaattaccaaaaccacccaggaatagttgcactttcagctaggtcttgtccatcacatgttctcctaattatgtgatcccgttatcaaatgacaactcatgtctatggttaggaaaccttaaccatctttgatcaacgagctagtctagtagagactcactagggacattgtattcgtttatgtattcacacgtgtatttaagtttccggtcaatacaattctagcatgaataataaacctttatcttgaaaaaggaaatatgataataactaatttattattgcctctagggaatatctccaacagtcttccacttgcactagaatcaataatctagtttacacagttataaatctaacacccatggagtcttggtgtcgatcatgttttgcccgtgaaagaggtttagtcaacgagtctgccatgTTCAgacccgtatgtactttgcaaagttctatgtctccatctttaaCATAAttacgaatggagttgaaacggcgcttgatgtgcttggttctcttgtgaaacttgggctccttggtaatggcaatagctctagtgttgtcacaaaagatagtcattggatccgatgcactaggtattacacccagatcgaatatgaactccttcatccagactccttcttgtgttgcttccgaagcagctatatactcctcttcacatgtagatcccgtcacaacgctttgtttggaactgcaccacCTGACCGCTCCACCATTTCATATAAATTCATATgcagtttgagacttagagtcatccggatatgtgtcgaagctagcgtcgacgtaaccctttacgacgagctcttcgtcaccttcataaacgagaaacatgttcttagtccttttcaggtacttcaggatattcttgaccgttgtacaATGATTTACTGCTAgattattttggtacctccctgccaaacttatggcaggacacacattaggtctggtacacagcatgacatacattaTAGAGACTacggctgaggcataggaaatgactttcatcctttctctttcttctgccgtggtcgggctttgagtcttactcaacttcacgccttgcaatacaggcaagaaccctttctttgactgattcattttaaacttcttcaaaactttgtcaaggtatgtgctttgtgaaagtcatattaagcattttgatctatccctgtagattttgatgcccaatatgtaagcaccttcaccgaggtatttcattgaaaaactcttgttcaatatcattttatgctttccagaaattctatatcattttcaatcaataatatgtcatccacataatattagaaatgctacaaatttcccactcactttcttgtaaatacaagtttctctgTAAGTTTGTATAGAACCAAAAAATTTTATCACCTCATCaaaatgtatattccaactccgagatgcctgcaTCACTCCATAGATGGATAGCAGgagtttgcatactttgttagcatccttagaATCGACAAAATTTTCTGATTGCATCATCTACAACTCTTTCTTAAgaaatccgttaaggaatgccgttttgacgtttaTTTGACAGatctcataatcatgaaatgcaataattgctaacataattctaacagacttaagcatcactacaggtgagaaagtctcgtcgtagtcaaccccttgaacttgtcgaaaccatttgccacaagtcaagctttatagatggtgacattatcatcagcgtctgtcttcttcttaaagattcatttattctcaatggcttgccgatcatcgggcaagtctatcaaactccatactttgttcttatacatggatcctatctcggatttcatggcctgaagtcatttatcagaatctaggctcatcatagtttcttcatagttcgtaggtttatcgttgtctaacaacataatttccaagactggattaccgtaccactctgatgcggaatgtaccctggttgacctacgaattcaatagtaacttgatataaagtttcatgatgatcatcattattttcctcttcgtttggtgtaggcatcatgggaattgCTTTCTGTGATGTGCTACCTTCCAATTCAAACAATTCAAAAGAAGAtacgattacctcatcaagttctacctccacccactcatttctttcaagagaaactcctctaAAAAtgacacattcttgacaaaaaaaaTCTTTTCATTGGATCTGTAGCAGAAGATATACCCAATGGTCTCTTTAGTAGAGTatcttatgaagacgcacttctccgctttggattcgagcttatcaggctttcGGCCTCATGACATAAgtgttgcatccccaaactttaagaaacaacaacttgaaaTTTCTTGTCAAACCATGGCACGCGTGCCATTCTAGTAAAAATTCTAGCGCCCATGTGCATCGTTCCGTACAAATACAACCTCTAGCTCGAGAGTCCGTCCAGCCAGCGTCGCACAAGGCACGACAGCTACCCTGAATTTCTATTATGATCAGTTCACTATCACAGCAGGTCTTGAAACTCTCAATCATGTTAAGCTAGTAGATATCATCCACTGCAACAATAGCATTGCTTTTCCAAACCAAACCACGAACACAACACGGTGCCAAAGGCTAAAAAAGAAGCCACTTTGGTTCTGCCTGCTCACCTTCACATCCATCCAACAAAGGCTTCTACAGCAGCAAGCAAGATACTTCTCCCTCCGTCAcacaatataagagcgtttttgacacaaacactcttatattatgggacggagggagtatgaaacaTCCAACACAGAATACTTGCTCAGTACCATTGGTACCGACTGTAACGATAGCAACGCACCAGGCCACACGCTACAATGGCTTGCCGACTTCCTCGTCTTGCCGCAGGTTCTTTCTTCTTGTTCTGGCATTCTAAAGACACCACTATAGAGGAGTCCTAAGATCTAAGCATAGTGAAACAGAACAAAAGGGAGCTAGGGAGACCTGACTAGACAATCGCTTCACTCTCTACCACCCGCCTTGCTTTGACACATGCAGAAATCCACTCTATGCTTGCACATCTACCGTTTTGCCGGTATGACGTATCTGCCCCTCATTCCCTGGCCATCTCCTTTGTTGCTCATCCTAAACTCTCGTCTCACCCTGGCCTCCTCCGCATCCAGCCAATCCTCATCACGAACAACAATAAACTGCAAAAAGGAAAAGATCAATACATGAAACCAACAACGGCTCATCTTCACATCCATAACATTTCAAGTTTTTTGCGTGACTAATAATACCTCATCGAATAATTCTTCTGACATTCGCCCACAACCATTGCGCCGAACAGGCAACTTGTCTCGCTTTTTGTACTCGACACCAGTGGGGTGCTTTACATCATCTCCACATCCACAGCACTCACCTATAATTATGTTGTAGTTTTGTTATTAATCAACATCTGACGCATCATAAATCTGATACTATTCAAAATACAAAATAGGACTGCAAGTCTGGAACAAACAAACATTCACAAAGATTTTGGCCCTAGCATTCTGGAAAAAATAATGAACAAAAATAGCAAGCAGAGAGTATACTAAATAGCAGAATGAGTGACTAAAACAATGCAAAATGAGAATTCCTCGGGAGAAAAGCTGCTTCAAAGTCCTCCCAGCCTATCCACTTCGTTGTATCATTTTTGTATCGCCCGATTGGCTAACTTCTACTGCAAACAAGGGTAGATACTACCTCCTGCCACAAACGAGGACCTCATGCGAACCCTGAAAAGCTCGTTTGCAGCCCTCCCAAACCCTTTCGGGCCCCTGTGCCCCATTCTCCCCTCACATCTCACACCACCATCTCTCGCTCCCGTCTCGGCGCCGCCAGCCCCTCTCCCCCAGTCTCTTCCGCCCCGCGGGCTCCTCCGCCttctctcctcatcctcttctccccctctaatctctccaaaccctagcaaatccagCCCAGTCTGATCTCCCCGTCCACACCACCCCTAGATGTCGAGGAGGCCAGCCACGACGCTGCCGTCACGCCACCCTTGGATGCTCAGGTGACACACGAGGCAGGCAGCCACGACGCTGCCAAGTACCCTCCCTTGGATGCGGAGGTGCTGCCCCACCACGATGCTGCAGAGGCGTTACCTAAGGCAAGCCACGACACTCGCCCAAGTTCAGCAACAGCAACGACCTCGTCATGGACTCATGGTGGATGCGCTACCCATCATCAGCCACCGAGCCAGGACGCTGCGGAGGCGTCGCCCAAAGGCCAACAATGAGAACAACCTCACCATAGTAGATGTCAACGCTCAACAATACGCGCGCGGATGGCTGCAGCAGCTCGAATGCACCCAACCTGATGCACTTCCTCCTACATCTACAGCACCGCTCTTGCAGCTTCGGCGTCGAAGGTGAGACTCTCGTTGTGCTGACGGTGTGGAGCAGTTCTTGCGGACCCTTGTTGACCTATGGGCACATTGCTATCTTTCCGGGCTGACGCCACGACATCCTCCCCTCTTCCAGGCACTCCCAACAAGGAGCTCACCCATGTTACTGCCATACCTCCGACGCTCTCGGCAGCCAGCTCCGTTCAGGTAAAGCTCGCCCTCCTTATCCCTAAAAaaataaactactccctccatcccataatataagagtgttttaacgctcttatattatgggacggaggaggtAGTTACTAGATGCCAAGATTAGGAATTGTTCTGTTGGCTAGTTATCTCCATCCATCAGGAATTATAGTATTGTTAATGTGTTTCCTTCATTTGGTCTTCTGCTGTTTGATAATTACTGGTTGTACACTGCGCATAGCAGCACAATTTTCTAGCACCAACAAGTTTCTAACAAAACATATTTTCTAACAAAATGTCAGGGGCGCGTCTTTAGGACTAGTAAACCAATTCATTCGAAAATCTACTTTGGACACGGTCGCACGGCTGCCTTAGCATGTGGTGGCTCGTGGCCGTGTAGGATTTCCATTGGGCGCACCCAATCTGCTGCTGGGGTGACACAAGCGTGAATCTTTTCTGCAAGTGCTACATTAACACGACAGTGGCACTACAGCGAGGCTTGAATGGTTGCTATAGCCTATAGGGACGCTGCAGCTTTTGTGCAGGAGACCTGCTTTTTCTGACAGGGATGCAGGAGATGTATGCATGCTTCTTTTCTTCGATGTTCACGTCCCTCCCTCTCAAAAAATTTACTCTAAAACAAGACATGAAATTCATACATGCAGAGACTAAGGTTAAGTACCTTTTTAATTTCAATGGTAACCTTATACCACAAAACATGTAGCTAATACCGAACCACTGGATAGCACGACCTTTTATCCTTGATGCTATCCTTCGCGAGTATAAACATGCATATACCGTACAAATCGATGAACCTAAACTATAATATTAAACAAACCAATAACTGCTTTGTAAACAACCTAGTAATTGTTTTTCAGAACCCCATAGCTATTGTTAAATAATTAGTCAACTGCATCGGGGGAAGCTAATAGCTAGTGCAAAACAACCTGGCAACTACATTTGAGAATCTAATGATTGCTTCCACAAAGCCTGACAATCGCATCAAAACAGTTTGGCAATTATATCTGAGAACCTGGTAACTGCTTTCGTAAAACCGGATAACTGCAAGTGCAGAATTGTTTTTCCACAAAATCTGATAAATTAAGAGACATGTTGGAATTTTAATTCTATACGTTATTAATATGGAACATGCCTGGACATGCTAGTAGCCTAGTGCTTACGGACCATGCATCGCTAGCATTACAACCATAATTAGTTAGTGCCTATACTTGGAGAGATGCACTCCTTCAAATGTCACGCTCTACATGTGTTGTGTGCAGTGTCAGTGCAAACCACCAGACTCATATGATTGCTTACATAAAGCAGCAGGACCACCGCCATTAAGGTCCTATTTAGGCTGTGTCCCAGACACCATCAGGTTCAAGGTATTGGTATGCTCTTTTTGTACCTAAGAATAACTGGAGAACATGCTCCCATATTGTTAATATGGTGGAAAATCTAAAATGTTAGACCATGGTGGTGCTTCAGCATTTGAACTATGTAGACATTGGATTCACTCAAAACTCTATTGCAGGAATGGCCTTTTGTGGTAGTTGCTTAGCTAACTTAGAAAATGGTCATCTTTAAGAAGCTTGACTGTGAGCATACATGTAAAAATAACGAGCTATAACATTCAGAAAAATGACTAAACAGAAATAGCAGCGGAGAAAATTAGTAGACGCGTATATTGATATACTAAATGGCAGAATATACCGTTAGCTTCTGGCGTAACAACACATATACAGCTGAGCACATATACCTCCAATTCCCCATCCTTCATACATGTAATTTCAGCGAAGAAAAGATCGCCGACGGCACTCGACCCACTCTTGACAATCAAATTTAAATGAGAGAATGATCTGCATTTGTATGGAGAGTTTTTCCCCTGAAAATGTGGTTTGTAACTCACAATTTCCTTCAGTTCATATGCAAAATCCTAACATAGTAAACATACATCGTATCAGTAATGAAAGAATCAAGAGCAAAGCCAAAAGGGAGTGAGGAAGAGGGCAAACCCCAAAAAGATGATGGTCCTCATTGTACTTGTCCAGTAAAGCATTAAGCACATCCCATTTGGGGCGACGGTTGATCATCACATCCAAAGCTTGTTTGGAATTCATCCTTGTACCATTAGGCCAGTACAGGGTCTGCCACACATGGATATCCTCCTCTGAAAGATCCCCCATGTACCTAGTGCAAAGAGAATAAGAGATAGACCAAACAACCCCCAAGGCTAACACAACTCATGGTAGCAATAAACAATACAAGGCTAAGCGAAACTGAATTTCCTACATACTTATAAAGAACTAAGTTCTTCATNNNNNNNNNNNNNNNNNNNNNNNNNNNNNNNNNNNNNNNNNNNNNNNNNNNNNNNNNNNNNNNNNNNNNNNNNNNNNNNNNNNNNNNNNNNNNNNNNNNNNNNNNNNNNNNNNNNNNNNNNNNNNNNNNNNNNNNNNNNNNNNNNNNNNNNNNNNNNNNNNNNNNNNNNNNNNNNNNNNNNNNNNNNNNNNNNNNNNNNNNNNNNNNNNNNNNNNNNNNNNNNNNNNNNNNNNNNNNNNNNNNNNNNNNNNNNNNNNNNNNNNNNNNNNNNNNNNNNNNNNNNNNNNNNNNNNNNNNNNGATGTGAAATTGATGATGCTTAAAACTCACAGCCTATTACAGACCAAAAAATTATCAACACACTGGTCTGAGCTGGGAAAAAAATCTAGCATTCACAACAATGATCGTTAAACGTCAATTTGAGGATTTTAATTGAGATAATTATATTTTCTCAAACCTGCATGGAACCGTCGTCATTTTTCATTAAGAAGAAATCACTAAGATGGATCGAAACCAATATTTACAAACACCCATCAACGGTGAAGCCAAGAAAGAAAAAACGACCGTCCTCAGTATATAGCCTACGAGCCCTAGCTAACCTGGACCCAAAACAGCACAGGAAACGAAAGGTCCGTTAAGCAAATTTGTGTGTTGTAGACTCAGGTTCAGGGGCACTTAGAGAGTACCATTGCCAGTGAATGAAATTGATTGGAAAGTTAGTTAGCAAGCAGTATCTACTACCTTTATTAGGAATTAGCCTTTTGTATTTCCTACTGGTTTAGGTTTTTGTGATAGAAGATGGACTATGACAAAAGTTGGTTACTTGCAGATCACTTCATTTAAGATTGTTCAGCTAATTGCTATGAGTATTTGGATGATTGATCTTCAGATACAACAGACATTAGCAAATTGATATTTTGTGTCACAACAATATTCAGTCCACTTCATTACAACTGCTACTTATCACCATTGGGTGTACCAAATAGTGGTGGCCTAACTGTACAAGTAACGATTGAGTGAGAGAAATATACTTGCATACAAGATGATAGCATAGGACACAACATATACATATAAGCATTTTCCAACACTTACAAATAGAAAAATTCGGGCGAAGATTCACTTGAATTTACACAGATTAGTGTGATGACAGTCAGTGGCGTCCTGAGCTTCTTGTAAGCTCTTAAAGtagattttgagaaggcataaGACAAAATCGATTTGGAGTTTATGTATTCAGTCCTAAAAAGGAAAGGTTTCCCTAGGAAGTTTGTTCGGTggactaaggccctgtttggttcagcttttatcgacggattccgctgccgcgcagcagaatctgaaccaaagggcgaacccagcaGAATGCGATTCCAGAAATCCGttgccaaaatctgaaccaaaagcggaagcagcccaggacgtgctttccaaaatctgattccgctgcgggccaaaatctgaaaaagctgtatcagctggtttgccaaatgacctacatctttttcacatcaaATTTTCCACAGCTGTTTTTTCACATCatttttcacagctgcttttagaaacccacagccgaaccaaacagggcctaaagcTGTTGTCTGCAATGGCAAGGTTGCTAATACTCTGAGTGACATGATAGGTTTATGGCTAATACTTTGTTACTAGGAAGGGGCTCGGGCAAGGAGACCCCTTCTCTCCTTTATACTTTTTATAATATTGCTGCTGATGTTCTGGCTACTCTGATTAAAAGAGCCCAAGAATAAGGTTTCATTAAAGGCTTAGTCCCTCGGCTGCACAATATGGTGGTTTAGCCATACAGAAGTATGCTGGCAACACCATTTTTTATGCTTGAGGATGATTTGGAGGGGGCTAGAAATCTTAAGATAATTCTGTGTGTTTTTTAGCATTTGATGACTGGACTTAAAATCAACTTCCTGAAAAGGTGAAGTTTTCTGTTTTGGGGAAGCACTGGCTAAGCAAGACGCTCAGATTTTTACTTGCTCCGTGGGAGATTTCCCTTTTTGGTTCGTAGGATAGGAATATTATGGGAATAGGAAAACCATAGGAAATgaaatgacatgtatctcaattccaatTAGGAAAGAGATGacatttgattcataggataggaacTTTTCCATTGGGTCTAGGCTAATATTTTTTCCCCTTTGAAATGttaaggattggttcctatcctacataggaataggaaatcCATTcttacaaaccaaagggcttcaaattAATTTTTTCTACAAAATTCCTGTCCTCTAGAATTCCTTcagaattcctgtaaaccaaaggaGG
This portion of the Triticum dicoccoides isolate Atlit2015 ecotype Zavitan chromosome 7A, WEW_v2.0, whole genome shotgun sequence genome encodes:
- the LOC119330484 gene encoding uncharacterized protein LOC119330484; its protein translation is MSTPTTMGILSPADRIHGSSLISAEKSTPKCGAGTTTFPAAAPPFLHQPPPPPCEDTEQAVRIEAPSPPTPFPPVSSLMPTRLLIKYFLRVDADGLFHTYPRRGGPFKSLKEAQDAIDSHHTNLCKFKYMGDLSEEDIHVWQTLYWPNGTRMNSKQALDVMINRRPKWDVLNALLDKYNEDHHLFGDFAYELKEIVSYKPHFQGKNSPYKCRSFSHLNLIVKSGSSAVGDLFFAEITCMKDGELEVYVLSCICVVTPEANGECCGCGDDVKHPTGVEYKKRDKLPVRRNGCGRMSEELFDEFIVVRDEDWLDAEEARVRREFRMSNKGDGQGMRGRYVIPAKR